From a region of the Xyrauchen texanus isolate HMW12.3.18 chromosome 39, RBS_HiC_50CHRs, whole genome shotgun sequence genome:
- the LOC127632721 gene encoding zinc transporter ZIP3-like codes for MGLAVAKIFCLLGVFALMLGGILIPVRMMQTAFDKVTRYRKVVALSNSFGGGVFLATCFNALLPAVRDKVEEVLKMVNVSTDYPLAETMMMLGFFLTVFVEQAVLTLRKEKPSFIDLETFNAGGSEAGSDSEYDTPFIAAPRGTAGAHQHHSHNHGHLSPTELTRAGPLRLGSLVLALSAHSVFEGLALGLQEDGAKLGSLFIGVAIHETLAAVALGVSVAKAGVPLRDASKLGITVSLMIPLGIGIGMGIETAQNLAGSIISVVLQGLAAGTFLFITFFEILSRELEDKHDRLLKVLFLIVGYGILAGLIFIKW; via the exons ATGGGGCTAGCTGTAGCCAAAATCTTCTGCCTGCTGGGGGTCTTTGCCCTCATGTTGGGGGGGATCCTTATTCCTGTACGGATGATGCAGACAGCGTTTGATAAAGTCACAAGGTACAGAAAAGTGGTTGCACTCAGCAATTCTTTTGGAGGAGGTGTATTCCTAGCTACCTGCTTCAATGCCCTTCTACCAGCGGTTAGAGATAAG GTTGAGGAAGTCCTGAAAATGGTAAACGTCTCCACAGACTACCCACTGGCAGAGACAATGATGATGCTTGGGTTTTTCCTAACAGTATTCGTCGAACAGGCCGTACTGACTTTACGCAAAGAGAAGCCCTCATTTATTGACTTGGAGACATTTAACGCTGGTGGCTCGGAGGCAGGGAGCGACTCAGAGTACGATACTCCTTTCATTGCTGCCCCTCGTGGTACAGCTGGAGCCCACCAGCACCATTCACATAACCATGGGCACTTAAGCCCTACAGAACTGACACGCGCTGGGCCATTGAGGTTGGGTAGTCTGGTGCTGGCGCTTTCCGCTCATTCTGTTTTTGAGGGTCTCGCTCTGGGCCTTCAGGAAGATGGTGCTAAGCTCGGAAGCCTCTTCATTGGAGTGGCCATCCATGAGACGCTGGCTGCTGTGGCACTAGGGGTTAGTGTAGCAAAGGCAGGAGTGCCCCTACGGGATGCCAGTAAGCTGGGCATAACAGTAAGCCTAATGATCCCTCTGGGCATCGGTATTGGCATGGGTATTGAGACGGCCCAGAACTTGGCAGGAAGTATTATCTCTGTTGTGCTCCAGGGTCTGGCAGCCGGCACATTCCTCTTCATAACGTTCTTTGAGATCCTTTCACGAGAGCTGGAGGATAAACATGATAGACTACTGAAGGTGCTGTTTCTTATTGTGGGCTACGGTATTCTAGCAGGTCTCATCTTTATCAAATGGTGA
- the LOC127632607 gene encoding ELAV-like protein 1-B, producing the protein MAVRRGHIRYLKVCEVQCQGNETDKGASTVTEVYDMPNGYEDHMGDEPSDAKTNLIVNYLPQSMSQEELRSLFSSIGEVESAKLIRDKMAGHSLGYGFVNYVNPSDAERAINTLNGLRLQSKTIKVSYARPSSDSIKDANLYISGLPKTMTQKDVEDMFACYGRIINSRVLVDQASGLSRGVAFIRFDKRSEAEEAIKDLNGSKPPGASEPITVKFAASPNQPKNSQLLSQLYHTQSRRFGGPVHHQAQRFRFSPMSVDHMSSVSSMNVAGSSSSGWCIFVYNLGQDTDEGMLWQMFGPFGAVTNVKIIRDFNSNKCKGFGFVTMSNYEEAAMAIASLNGYRLGDKVLQVSFKSSKSHK; encoded by the exons ATGGCCGTCAGAAGAGGACACATAAGGTATTTAAAA GTTTGTGAGGTTCAGTGCCAGGGTAATGAAACAGACAAGGGTGCCAGCACAGTAACG GAGGTATATGACATGCCGAACGGCTACGAGGACCACATGGGCGATGAGCCGAGTGATGCAAAAACCAACCTGATCGTCAATTATCTGCCTCAGAGCATGAGTCAAGAGGAACTTCGAAGTCTGTTTAGCAGCATTGGTGAGGTGGAGTCAGCCAAACTCATCAGGGACAAAATGGCAG GCCACAGTTTAGGGTACGGATTTGTTAACTATGTTAACCCTAGTGATGCAGAAAGGGCAATCAATACACTCAATGGCCTGAGACTACAATCTAAAACTATCAAG GTCTCATATGCTCGACCAAGCTCTGACAGCATTAAAGATGCCAATCTGTACATCAGTGGTTTGCCCAAGACCATGACACAGAAGGATGTAGAGGACATGTTTGCCTGCTACGGGCGCATCATAAACTCACGTGTGCTGGTCGATCAGGCCTCAG GCCTGTCACGTGGTGTTGCTTTCATTCGGTTTGATAAGAGGTCAGAAGCAGAGGAAGCCATCAAAGATCTCAATGGCTCCAAACCACCTGGTGCCTCTGAACCCATCACAGTGAAGTTTGCTGCCAGCCCAAACCAGCCCAAGAATTCCCAGCTGCTCTCTCAGCTGTACCATACTCAATCCCGTCGGTTCGGAGGACCTGTTCACCACCAAGCACAGCGCTTCAG GTTTTCACCTATGAGTGTTGACCACATGAGCAGTGTCTCTAGTATGAATGTGGCTGGTAGCTCTTCCTCTGGCTGGTGTATCTTTGTCTATAATTTAGGTCAAGATACAGATGAAGGCATGCTTTGGCAGATGTTTGGTCCCTTTGGTGCCGTCACCAATGTCAAGATCATCCGTGACTTCAATAGCAACAAGTGCAAAGGGTTTGGTTTTGTTACCATGTCAAATTACGAGGAGGCAGCAATGGCCATCGCTAGCCTCAACGGATACCGCCTGGGGGACAAAGTCCTACAAGTGTCGTTTAAATCCAGCAAGTCTCATAAGTAA